A window of Fluoribacter dumoffii NY 23 contains these coding sequences:
- a CDS encoding tyrosine-type recombinase/integrase, with amino-acid sequence MKFKLLPIFDNMNYLHRNHENVVLPTPRFQNDFNYALNFLKSYTGSQGTFNSYRRETERLLQWSWLIKNTTLNELKREDIEQYIHFCQNPPKSWISLKKVPRFIEKEGLRIPNEEWRPFVVTLSKSAIKNGHKPEIDQFNLSQGAIQEIFAILSTLFNFLIAEEYLVSNPVALIRQKSKFIRKRQHNAPIRRLSLIQWSAVLDAAETLAEESPMKHERTRFMLSLLFGMYLRISELAANDRWIPSMNDFAKDSNGHWWFTTVGKGNKERQIAVSEAMLESLMRWRNFLGLSPLPSPADNSPLLPKIRGNGPMSDTAPIRRIIQRCFDLAGEQLRRKGHVEEADNLAAATVHWLRHTGISEDVKIRPREHVRDDAGHSSSATTDRYIDIEKQARYQSARKKTIEPEPS; translated from the coding sequence ATGAAATTTAAATTGCTACCTATCTTCGATAATATGAATTACTTGCATAGAAATCATGAAAACGTAGTACTTCCTACTCCGCGTTTTCAAAATGATTTTAACTATGCTTTAAACTTTTTAAAAAGTTATACTGGCAGTCAAGGCACCTTCAACAGTTACCGTAGAGAAACAGAACGTCTGTTGCAATGGTCCTGGTTAATCAAAAATACAACACTTAATGAGTTGAAACGTGAGGATATAGAGCAATACATTCATTTTTGCCAAAATCCTCCCAAAAGCTGGATCAGTTTAAAAAAAGTTCCTCGCTTTATTGAAAAAGAAGGTCTCCGTATCCCTAATGAAGAATGGCGCCCTTTTGTAGTTACTTTAAGCAAATCGGCAATAAAAAATGGTCACAAACCTGAAATTGATCAATTCAATTTATCCCAGGGCGCTATTCAGGAAATATTCGCTATATTAAGTACGTTGTTTAATTTTTTAATTGCTGAAGAATACCTTGTTTCCAATCCTGTTGCCTTGATTCGCCAAAAAAGTAAATTTATACGTAAAAGACAACATAATGCACCCATACGCAGGTTAAGCCTGATCCAATGGAGTGCCGTTCTGGATGCAGCTGAAACTCTTGCAGAAGAATCTCCCATGAAACATGAACGAACTCGTTTCATGCTGAGTTTGTTATTTGGCATGTATCTTCGTATTTCCGAACTGGCGGCAAACGACAGATGGATCCCCAGTATGAATGATTTTGCCAAAGACAGTAATGGTCATTGGTGGTTTACCACTGTAGGAAAAGGAAATAAAGAACGTCAAATCGCTGTCAGCGAAGCCATGCTGGAAAGTTTGATGCGATGGCGCAATTTCCTGGGATTATCCCCTCTACCCTCCCCCGCGGATAATAGTCCGCTCCTACCCAAAATTCGCGGGAATGGTCCAATGAGCGATACAGCCCCAATACGTAGAATTATTCAGCGCTGTTTTGATCTGGCAGGAGAACAATTACGCAGGAAAGGCCATGTCGAGGAGGCAGATAATTTGGCCGCAGCGACTGTACACTGGTTAAGACATACCGGTATTTCCGAGGATGTTAAAATTCGTCCTCGGGAACATGTACGGGATGATGCAGGCCACAGTTCGAGTGCAACAACAGATCGCTATATTGATATTGAAAAGCAAGCCCGGTATCAATCCGCCAGGAAAAAAACTATTGAACCCGAGCCAAGTTAA
- a CDS encoding ABC-F family ATP-binding cassette domain-containing protein, whose product MLTLRQITLSRGNKILLDKVNATLYEKQKIGLIGHNGCGKSTLFDFLLGNLSHDTGEFLINPQLTISHLSQQLPDSNEKALDFVLGGDENYTKLLQRLNDAEANGNDVEVLACHEELSHSGGYSKPAQAATIMSGLGFKGEQQQASVNSFSGGWRMRLSLARCLMKPADLLLLDEPTNHLDMEAIFWLERFLKQSPSTIILISHDREFLDAFVTHILHIEKQNLTLYSGDYSCFEKTHAQQLALQQAMYEKQQTKINHMMSFVNRFRAKATKAKQAQGRLKAIERMEIIAAAQADSPFSFDFFPCPRAGNPLIQCNMVDAGYQSEKPILKRINFSLNPGDRIALLGPNGEGKSTLIKTLTGSLTPLNGTIHRSAHLKIGYYAQHQLEQLDYNLSPVETIQALSPEVREQTIRDFLGGFNFTGDMAVQPITHFSGGEKARLALAKLVWLKPNLLLLDEPTNHLDLGMRSAIELALQSYEGALILISHDRHMLKTSVDNFYLVYQQKVQPFDGDLDDYYSWLQMKDGVKENTVTTTAIDYKEKKTLQNRLKKLEQLIEHYHNELTQLDSLLGDTNLYEDKTQQNKLEQLIKKREQSHSSLNQAEEEWLEVGSSLEDLV is encoded by the coding sequence ATGCTTACTCTTCGTCAAATTACTCTAAGTCGTGGCAATAAAATTTTATTGGATAAAGTCAATGCCACTTTATATGAAAAACAAAAAATAGGTCTTATTGGCCATAACGGTTGTGGTAAATCAACGCTGTTTGACTTTCTGCTAGGAAATTTATCTCATGATACCGGGGAATTTTTAATTAATCCCCAGCTCACCATCAGTCATTTATCACAGCAACTACCTGACAGTAATGAAAAGGCACTGGACTTTGTTTTGGGTGGCGATGAAAATTACACGAAGTTGCTTCAACGTTTGAATGATGCAGAAGCAAATGGAAATGACGTTGAAGTATTAGCCTGCCATGAAGAATTAAGCCACAGCGGCGGCTACAGTAAACCAGCTCAAGCCGCAACAATTATGTCGGGACTAGGTTTTAAAGGGGAACAACAACAGGCCTCGGTCAATAGCTTTTCTGGTGGTTGGCGGATGCGCTTAAGTCTGGCACGCTGCTTAATGAAGCCTGCTGATTTGCTTTTACTGGATGAACCAACGAACCATCTCGACATGGAGGCGATTTTTTGGCTTGAACGATTCTTAAAGCAAAGCCCAAGTACCATTATTCTCATATCTCATGATCGTGAATTTCTTGATGCATTTGTTACTCATATTTTACATATTGAGAAACAAAATCTAACTCTTTACTCAGGGGATTACAGTTGTTTTGAAAAAACACACGCCCAACAACTGGCTTTACAACAAGCCATGTATGAAAAGCAACAAACAAAAATCAATCATATGATGTCATTTGTAAACCGCTTCAGGGCAAAAGCTACCAAGGCCAAACAGGCACAAGGACGCCTTAAAGCGATAGAGAGAATGGAAATTATCGCTGCAGCACAAGCTGACTCCCCTTTCTCATTTGATTTTTTCCCATGCCCCCGTGCAGGAAATCCACTAATTCAATGCAATATGGTGGATGCCGGATATCAATCTGAAAAACCCATATTAAAAAGAATCAATTTCTCACTCAATCCAGGGGACAGGATAGCTTTGCTAGGACCTAATGGAGAGGGAAAATCAACGCTCATCAAAACATTAACCGGATCTTTAACTCCGTTAAATGGGACAATTCACCGTTCAGCGCATTTAAAAATTGGCTATTATGCACAACATCAATTAGAACAGCTGGATTATAATCTAAGTCCTGTAGAGACAATTCAAGCTCTATCGCCAGAAGTCCGGGAACAAACCATTCGCGACTTTTTAGGCGGCTTTAATTTCACTGGTGATATGGCAGTACAGCCAATAACCCACTTTTCCGGTGGTGAAAAAGCGCGTTTGGCTTTGGCCAAACTTGTTTGGCTCAAGCCTAACCTGCTCTTACTTGATGAGCCAACAAACCATCTGGACCTGGGAATGCGGTCTGCTATTGAACTTGCATTACAAAGTTACGAAGGGGCTTTAATTCTTATATCTCATGACCGTCATATGCTCAAAACCAGCGTCGATAACTTCTATCTGGTGTACCAACAAAAAGTGCAACCTTTTGATGGGGACCTGGATGATTATTATTCCTGGTTGCAAATGAAAGATGGAGTTAAAGAAAATACTGTTACTACAACTGCAATTGATTACAAGGAAAAGAAAACTTTGCAAAACCGCCTGAAAAAATTGGAACAACTGATTGAACATTATCACAATGAACTGACTCAATTAGATTCCCTGCTAGGCGATACTAACCTATACGAAGACAAGACGCAGCAAAATAAACTGGAGCAACTAATAAAAAAACGTGAACAATCTCATTCTTCTTTAAATCAGGCTGAGGAAGAATGGTTAGAAGTAGGCAGCAGTTTGGAAGATTTAGTTTAG